One genomic segment of Suttonella sp. R2A3 includes these proteins:
- the acpS gene encoding holo-ACP synthase, with translation MIGTDIIDKRRIAHSLEVHGERFANKVLHPKEWDGWLTSKDPTRYLAMRWAAKEALSKALGTGLRSPVLMPAICITHNELGAPGFAVSEAIEALIQARGYSKMHLSLSDERHYIVAFVLCEK, from the coding sequence ATGATTGGCACCGACATTATCGATAAACGCCGTATTGCCCATAGCCTTGAAGTACACGGCGAACGCTTTGCCAACAAAGTGCTCCACCCAAAGGAATGGGACGGTTGGCTGACCAGTAAAGATCCAACCCGCTATTTAGCGATGCGTTGGGCGGCTAAAGAAGCGTTGAGTAAAGCGCTCGGCACCGGCCTGCGCTCACCCGTATTGATGCCGGCAATCTGTATCACTCATAACGAACTGGGCGCGCCCGGCTTTGCGGTCTCTGAAGCGATCGAGGCGCTGATTCAAGCACGCGGCTATTCTAAGATGCACCTAAGCCTCAGCGATGAACGTCACTATATTGTCGCTTTTGTCTTATGCGAAAAATAA
- a CDS encoding peptidylprolyl isomerase yields the protein MQIEKGRKVSIHYTLTNPQGEVLDSSEGREALAFTSGAGEIIPGLDDALMGKTAGEHVDVVIEPAQAYGERLEEAMQQVPREQLKDIPDLQEGMPLQAETPQGPVTVFVAEVKEDVVVIDGNHPLAGETLHFSVDIENVEDGEDKGPQIVMPN from the coding sequence ATGCAAATTGAAAAAGGTCGTAAAGTTAGTATTCATTACACCCTTACTAACCCACAAGGCGAAGTGCTCGATAGCTCAGAAGGCCGTGAAGCTTTAGCGTTTACCTCTGGTGCGGGTGAAATCATCCCGGGTTTAGACGATGCGCTGATGGGTAAAACTGCAGGTGAGCATGTTGATGTGGTGATTGAGCCAGCACAAGCTTACGGTGAGCGTTTAGAAGAAGCGATGCAACAAGTGCCTCGCGAGCAACTCAAAGACATTCCTGATTTGCAAGAAGGCATGCCGTTACAAGCGGAAACCCCACAAGGTCCTGTGACCGTTTTTGTCGCCGAAGTCAAAGAAGACGTGGTGGTGATTGATGGTAACCACCCACTGGCTGGTGAAACCCTGCACTTCAGCGTTGATATTGAAAACGTTGAAGATGGTGAAGATAAAGGCCCACAGATTGTGATGCCTAACTAA
- a CDS encoding NupC/NupG family nucleoside CNT transporter has product MGIVVSFLGMAVLILVAVVLSKNRGAIRLRTVGLAFALQFLIGGLILYVPWGQQALLTASDAIGNVINYGREGMNFLFGNLLGSFNVGTFVDGKFVADPDGSIASTGFIFALNVLPLIIFFSSLIAVLYYLGIMQRFIRMLGGALQKLLGTSRAESMSAAANIFVGQTEAPLVVKPFIKNMTQSELFAVMCGGLASVAGSVLAGYAGMGVPLPYLIAASFMAAPGGLLFAKLLIPETETPESNEHMVKTFAADDEDAPANVIDAAANGATTGMYIAMNVGAMLLAFIGLIALINGMIGGVGNWFGVEGLSLDQLFGWIFAPVAWIIGTPWADAQVAGTFLGQKLAINEFFAYAQLQPYLSGELAGTLSAKTTAILSFALCGFANLSSIAILVGGLSIMAPSRRSDVARLGVYALIAGTLSNLMSATIAGLFIGLGGAAALGVG; this is encoded by the coding sequence ATGGGTATTGTGGTGAGCTTTTTGGGCATGGCTGTCTTGATTCTTGTGGCCGTGGTGTTGTCAAAAAACCGTGGCGCCATTCGCTTGCGTACGGTGGGTTTGGCGTTTGCCCTGCAATTCTTAATCGGCGGACTGATTTTATACGTACCCTGGGGGCAACAAGCATTACTCACGGCCTCTGATGCGATTGGTAATGTGATTAACTACGGTCGTGAAGGGATGAACTTTCTGTTTGGGAATTTATTGGGTTCGTTTAATGTCGGGACCTTTGTTGACGGCAAATTTGTTGCTGACCCTGATGGCTCGATCGCCAGCACCGGCTTTATTTTTGCGCTCAATGTATTACCGCTGATTATCTTTTTCTCGTCGCTCATTGCTGTGCTCTATTATTTGGGCATCATGCAGAGGTTTATTCGTATGCTTGGTGGTGCCTTGCAAAAATTACTCGGCACCTCACGTGCTGAATCGATGTCAGCAGCGGCAAACATCTTTGTTGGGCAAACCGAAGCGCCATTGGTGGTGAAGCCTTTTATTAAAAATATGACCCAATCAGAGTTGTTCGCGGTGATGTGTGGCGGTTTAGCGTCAGTGGCTGGTTCAGTGCTCGCGGGCTATGCCGGTATGGGGGTGCCGCTGCCTTATTTGATCGCTGCGTCGTTTATGGCCGCGCCTGGTGGTTTATTATTTGCGAAATTATTAATCCCAGAAACCGAGACACCAGAAAGTAACGAACACATGGTGAAGACTTTTGCTGCTGATGATGAAGACGCGCCAGCGAATGTGATTGATGCGGCCGCTAATGGCGCAACTACCGGGATGTATATCGCGATGAATGTTGGTGCGATGCTGCTGGCCTTTATTGGGCTGATTGCGTTAATCAACGGCATGATCGGCGGGGTCGGCAATTGGTTTGGTGTGGAAGGCTTGTCGCTTGATCAACTCTTTGGCTGGATCTTTGCCCCGGTGGCGTGGATCATTGGTACCCCGTGGGCGGATGCACAAGTTGCCGGAACCTTCCTCGGGCAAAAACTCGCGATCAATGAGTTCTTTGCTTATGCGCAATTACAGCCGTATTTGAGTGGTGAGTTGGCAGGGACCTTAAGCGCAAAAACCACCGCTATTTTATCGTTCGCCCTGTGCGGGTTTGCCAACTTGAGCTCGATTGCGATTTTGGTCGGCGGTTTGTCGATTATGGCGCCTTCGCGTCGTAGCGATGTGGCGCGCCTCGGCGTGTATGCGTTAATTGCTGGTACGCTATCGAATTTAATGAGCGCGACAATTGCCGGTTTGTTTATCGGCCTTGGTGGCGCTGCTGCACTTGGCGTGGGTTAA
- the deoA gene encoding thymidine phosphorylase, which yields MARFLAQEIIRSKRDGATLSDEEIAFFVQGITDESVSEGQIAALAMAVFFNDLNLDERTALTLAMRDSGDTLNWSAAKLNGPVVDKHSTGGVGDVVSLMMAPMIAACGGYVPMISGRGLGHTGGTLDKLESIPGFNMYPSPDQLRHIVKNVGCAIIGQTGNLAPADRRFYATRDITATVESVALITASILSKKLAEGLDSLVMDVKVGNGAFMPTYEQSQALAQSIVDVANKAGCRTTALLTDMNEVLASSAGNAVEVAEAVRFLRNEQVNPRLKAITMALSAELLVSSGLASTREEAEHSLQTVLDNGKAAERFDHMVIAQGGPDDFCNTYKNHLVRAAIIKPLIAPQTGVINHVDTRAVGVAVINLGGGRRLAADKINHRVGFDEILPLGSRVDSQTPLVTIHAESEESWDRAAEDYLAAIQISEDIPQERETVYETVSYDDSPSYT from the coding sequence ATGGCTCGCTTTCTTGCTCAAGAAATTATTCGCTCTAAGCGTGATGGCGCCACGTTAAGCGACGAAGAAATCGCTTTTTTCGTGCAAGGCATAACCGATGAATCGGTCAGCGAAGGGCAGATTGCTGCGCTGGCGATGGCGGTATTTTTCAACGATCTAAACCTCGATGAGCGCACAGCGTTAACGCTGGCGATGCGCGATAGTGGCGATACGCTGAATTGGTCTGCTGCGAAGTTAAACGGACCCGTGGTTGATAAACATTCCACCGGTGGGGTTGGCGATGTGGTGTCATTGATGATGGCGCCGATGATTGCGGCTTGTGGTGGTTATGTGCCGATGATTTCCGGGCGTGGTTTAGGCCATACCGGTGGGACGCTCGATAAGCTTGAATCGATTCCCGGGTTTAATATGTATCCATCGCCTGATCAGTTACGTCATATCGTGAAGAATGTCGGCTGTGCGATTATCGGACAGACCGGTAATTTAGCACCCGCCGATCGCCGTTTTTATGCCACCCGCGATATTACCGCGACTGTCGAATCGGTTGCCTTGATTACTGCCTCCATTTTGTCGAAAAAACTCGCGGAAGGCTTAGACAGCCTGGTGATGGATGTGAAAGTAGGTAATGGCGCTTTTATGCCAACTTACGAGCAATCACAAGCCTTAGCGCAGTCGATTGTTGATGTGGCGAATAAAGCCGGCTGTCGTACCACAGCATTACTGACGGATATGAACGAAGTGCTTGCCTCGAGCGCTGGTAATGCGGTTGAAGTTGCTGAAGCGGTGCGCTTTTTGCGTAACGAACAGGTTAATCCACGCTTGAAAGCGATCACCATGGCGTTGAGTGCTGAGTTGTTGGTCAGTAGCGGCTTGGCGAGCACGCGCGAAGAAGCCGAGCACTCGCTACAAACGGTGCTCGATAACGGTAAGGCAGCAGAACGCTTTGATCATATGGTGATAGCCCAGGGTGGGCCGGATGATTTTTGTAACACTTATAAAAATCATTTAGTGCGTGCGGCAATTATCAAACCATTGATTGCGCCACAAACCGGGGTGATTAACCACGTTGATACGCGCGCCGTTGGCGTGGCGGTAATCAATCTCGGTGGTGGGCGTCGTTTAGCAGCCGATAAAATCAATCACCGCGTAGGGTTTGATGAGATTTTGCCGTTAGGTAGTCGCGTGGACAGTCAGACACCACTCGTCACAATCCATGCAGAGAGTGAAGAATCGTGGGATCGCGCGGCCGAAGATTATCTGGCAGCCATTCAGATCAGCGAAGATATTCCGCAAGAGCGCGAAACGGTTTATGAAACCGTGAGCTATGATGATTCACCTTCTTACACCTAA
- the deoC gene encoding deoxyribose-phosphate aldolase — translation MMNTVAAKDIIPLLDLTSLNDSDNESSTRALCKKAVTAHGHVAAVCVYPQWVSCAREALAEFGATDIELATVVNFPQGNDDQATVLAQTKRALDDGATEIDVVIPYQALIDGDEESPAALLKAVCELTHQRGALVKVILETGALESEKFILLAAGIAVDAGADFLKTSTGKIATGATVEAVDLLVETISAKGVADHVGIKVSGGVRSKADADAYLDLIIDHLGKDWLSAAHFRFGASSLLDDLLDQV, via the coding sequence ATGATGAACACAGTAGCAGCAAAAGACATTATTCCCTTACTCGATTTAACCTCGCTGAATGACAGTGACAATGAAAGCAGCACTCGTGCTTTATGCAAAAAAGCGGTGACGGCACACGGTCATGTGGCTGCGGTGTGTGTGTATCCGCAGTGGGTGAGCTGTGCGCGTGAAGCACTCGCAGAATTTGGCGCTACAGATATTGAGCTGGCGACAGTAGTTAATTTCCCGCAGGGTAATGACGATCAGGCCACGGTGCTTGCTCAAACCAAGCGCGCGCTTGATGATGGTGCGACTGAGATTGATGTGGTGATCCCTTATCAAGCGTTAATCGATGGCGATGAAGAGAGCCCAGCTGCGCTGCTTAAAGCAGTGTGTGAATTAACCCATCAACGCGGTGCGCTGGTGAAGGTCATCCTGGAAACCGGCGCGTTAGAAAGTGAAAAATTTATTTTACTTGCCGCAGGGATTGCTGTTGACGCTGGGGCGGACTTTCTGAAAACCTCAACCGGTAAAATTGCCACCGGTGCGACTGTCGAAGCAGTCGATTTATTGGTTGAGACGATCAGTGCTAAAGGCGTTGCCGATCACGTTGGGATTAAAGTTTCTGGTGGCGTGCGTTCTAAAGCTGATGCTGATGCCTATCTTGATTTAATCATCGATCACTTAGGCAAAGACTGGCTGAGTGCAGCGCATTTTCGTTTTGGTGCGTCGTCGTTACTCGACGATTTATTGGACCAGGTTTAA
- the argA gene encoding amino-acid N-acetyltransferase: MTHHPFLSFFRHAAPYIHSHRNKTFVIAFDGDIHHPHLKKLLHDSALLHNLNINLVLVHGARQQIDAHLARANIDSQIIDDKRITTKAMIPEILDAVGGLRLRIEAALSMGMVNSPMQDAQVRIVSGNFITAKPVGVIDGHDFAFAGEIRRIDEAGIRRHLELGDVVLISPLGYSPTGEVYNLNSEEVAASVAQALRADKLIFVSDGVVPYIDEGRSRQLTPEQARAYDGEGQWLRQRLKAAAIACESGIRRVHLVERDNEDALLLELFTRDGNGVMVTGDHYDNLRQATIDDIGGLLNLIRPLEQQGVLVKRSREHLEIEIEHFYVLERDHSIIGCAALYPYPQESAAELACVVVHPDYRQNQRADKLLDALEAQAREAGISKLFILTTQTAQWFEERGFAAIGIDDLPIAKRQAYNYQRNSRPYLKYL; this comes from the coding sequence ATGACCCATCATCCGTTTTTATCGTTTTTCCGTCATGCGGCGCCGTATATCCATAGTCACCGTAATAAGACGTTCGTCATCGCTTTTGATGGGGATATTCATCATCCGCATTTAAAGAAATTACTCCACGATAGTGCGCTGCTGCACAACCTCAACATCAATCTGGTGTTGGTGCACGGTGCGCGTCAGCAAATTGATGCGCATCTGGCGCGAGCGAATATTGATTCACAAATCATCGATGATAAACGCATCACCACCAAAGCGATGATTCCGGAAATTCTTGATGCAGTCGGGGGCTTACGTTTACGTATTGAAGCGGCGCTGTCGATGGGGATGGTTAATTCGCCGATGCAAGACGCACAAGTGCGGATTGTAAGTGGGAACTTTATTACCGCAAAGCCCGTAGGGGTTATCGATGGGCATGATTTTGCCTTTGCTGGCGAAATTCGCCGCATTGATGAGGCCGGTATTCGTCGTCATCTTGAACTAGGTGATGTGGTATTGATTTCGCCGCTCGGCTATTCACCAACCGGTGAAGTGTATAACCTCAATTCTGAAGAAGTTGCGGCTTCGGTGGCGCAGGCGTTGCGCGCAGATAAGCTGATTTTTGTCAGTGATGGAGTTGTGCCGTATATCGATGAAGGACGTTCGCGACAGCTCACGCCTGAACAGGCGCGCGCCTATGATGGCGAAGGGCAATGGCTGCGTCAGCGTCTTAAAGCGGCGGCTATTGCCTGTGAATCCGGGATTCGCCGCGTGCATTTAGTTGAGCGCGATAACGAAGATGCCTTGCTCTTAGAGCTCTTTACCCGTGATGGTAATGGGGTGATGGTCACAGGTGATCATTATGACAACCTGCGCCAGGCAACGATTGATGACATCGGTGGATTACTCAATTTAATACGTCCGCTTGAGCAGCAAGGTGTTTTGGTCAAGCGTTCGCGCGAACATCTAGAGATAGAAATTGAGCATTTTTATGTACTTGAGCGCGACCACAGCATTATCGGTTGTGCCGCGCTTTATCCTTATCCGCAGGAATCAGCCGCTGAGCTGGCCTGTGTGGTAGTGCATCCGGATTATCGGCAAAACCAGCGTGCTGATAAGTTACTTGATGCCCTGGAAGCACAAGCGCGTGAAGCAGGGATTAGTAAACTGTTTATTCTCACCACGCAAACTGCACAGTGGTTTGAAGAACGCGGTTTTGCTGCCATTGGTATCGACGATCTGCCGATTGCGAAGCGTCAGGCGTATAACTACCAGCGCAACTCTCGGCCTTATTTAAAATACCTATAA
- a CDS encoding thiamine ABC transporter substrate binding subunit encodes MKRIITATIAALSIQANATQLDILTYSSFNSDWGPAPKITAAFEEACDCTINWISAEDSVMMLRRLQLEGEALDADLIIGLDNQSIAEALDTGLIATLNTPISTRFGETKQAVPFDFGYLAFVTRKDATLPSFDSLNALASADNTFTIAVEDPRSSSVGASMLAWAESETTDAKTFWTNIKPKLSAVTGGWSEAYSLFTNGEVDMVLSYTTSPIYHQIVENDDQYTALIFDHPHYEQIEYAVALKQADEAALGEAFLRYLTAPAVQKEIALSNWMYPVVDNVPLPDTFNNAPRPQGINLAPKDVAQKMPSWLATWKSVLLAP; translated from the coding sequence ATGAAACGCATCATCACAGCAACGATTGCGGCCTTGTCGATTCAAGCCAACGCCACCCAACTCGACATCCTAACCTACAGTTCGTTTAACTCCGACTGGGGGCCTGCGCCAAAAATTACCGCTGCATTTGAAGAAGCTTGCGACTGTACAATCAATTGGATCAGCGCCGAAGACAGCGTCATGATGCTGCGACGCTTGCAGCTTGAGGGCGAAGCGTTGGATGCGGATTTGATTATTGGCTTGGATAATCAGAGTATTGCAGAAGCCCTTGATACGGGCCTTATCGCGACACTCAACACCCCAATTTCCACCCGTTTTGGTGAAACTAAACAAGCGGTGCCTTTTGATTTTGGCTATTTAGCGTTTGTTACCCGCAAGGATGCTACCTTACCAAGTTTTGACAGCTTGAACGCACTCGCAAGCGCTGACAACACCTTTACGATTGCCGTAGAAGATCCGCGCAGCAGCAGTGTTGGCGCTTCCATGCTTGCTTGGGCAGAAAGCGAAACAACAGATGCTAAAACATTCTGGACAAACATCAAACCAAAGCTTTCTGCCGTCACCGGCGGCTGGTCGGAAGCCTATAGCTTATTTACCAATGGTGAAGTGGATATGGTGCTGAGCTACACCACCTCACCTATCTATCATCAGATCGTTGAAAACGACGACCAATATACTGCGCTGATTTTCGACCACCCACATTATGAACAAATCGAATACGCGGTGGCCTTAAAGCAAGCCGATGAGGCCGCGCTAGGTGAAGCGTTTTTACGCTATCTGACTGCCCCTGCAGTGCAAAAGGAAATTGCTTTGAGCAATTGGATGTATCCGGTTGTCGACAACGTACCCCTTCCAGATACCTTCAACAACGCACCACGCCCACAAGGGATTAATCTCGCGCCAAAAGACGTAGCGCAGAAGATGCCGAGTTGGTTAGCGACCTGGAAAAGCGTACTGCTCGCACCTTGA
- a CDS encoding ABC transporter permease subunit codes for MHISAHIARTFIAGLLLATLWVVWRYAPSEANLFQLWQDPWIAHTISFSLKQAVLSTLISVACALPLLWAALFGRWQWLRHLLPLTTIIPTLIFILALIQISQSVTSWLDSGWRLRGFHGIIIAHVALNAPLIALLLLPSAEAVPEHYRRQRLLLRLPRLTYLFQVVLPLLRPALTHAAGLVFMLCFTSFTVLLVLGGNPRNANLELAIYQAVKYEFNLPLAAQLALVQTLMLLVLLALLPSKAPTLRHQSPAMRTPTLAATCAESIAICIMLLPLLVIAINAVAHFNPQPPIALWRATGNTFLLAAIVAPCATALHILLAKTTIGRPILSKFNRQLIHAIYLAPVLILCLGLFLLLKPWTNAFRHPLILNTLLLILICQPYLYKLSYPRWISHGARYQRLTRNLHLSPWRSLFQVDLPALTPLLAKVCGFAGIIVAGEVAIISFFGGHNVQTLASYLVAELGHYRQAQAWQTTTVFILSAALLFILPQLIVWLWQRRKR; via the coding sequence ATGCACATTAGCGCCCATATCGCCCGCACGTTTATCGCAGGCTTATTGCTTGCCACCTTGTGGGTGGTGTGGCGTTACGCGCCGAGCGAGGCGAACTTATTTCAGCTATGGCAGGATCCATGGATTGCCCACACCATTAGCTTCAGCTTAAAACAAGCGGTTCTTTCCACCCTAATCAGCGTGGCTTGTGCGCTACCGCTACTATGGGCGGCGCTTTTTGGTCGTTGGCAATGGTTGCGCCACTTACTGCCGCTCACCACCATCATCCCAACGCTGATCTTTATCCTCGCGCTGATCCAAATCAGCCAGAGTGTCACCAGCTGGCTCGATAGCGGCTGGCGATTACGTGGTTTTCACGGCATCATCATCGCCCATGTCGCACTCAACGCGCCACTCATTGCACTACTGCTACTACCAAGCGCTGAAGCAGTTCCTGAGCACTACCGACGCCAGCGTTTGCTGCTGCGCTTACCACGCCTGACCTACCTATTTCAGGTAGTTTTACCGCTACTACGTCCCGCTCTAACGCATGCAGCTGGCTTGGTATTTATGCTGTGTTTTACCAGCTTTACCGTACTTTTAGTGCTGGGTGGTAATCCGCGTAATGCCAACCTCGAATTAGCCATTTATCAGGCGGTTAAATATGAATTCAATCTTCCTTTGGCTGCACAACTGGCACTTGTGCAAACCTTGATGTTATTGGTTTTACTCGCCTTATTACCCAGCAAAGCGCCAACGTTACGCCATCAGAGCCCGGCAATGCGCACACCCACCCTAGCGGCCACTTGTGCTGAGAGCATCGCCATTTGCATCATGCTCTTGCCGCTATTGGTCATCGCCATCAATGCGGTGGCGCATTTTAACCCACAGCCACCTATAGCACTATGGCGTGCCACCGGCAATACGTTCTTATTAGCAGCGATTGTTGCCCCATGTGCGACCGCCTTACATATTTTGCTCGCCAAAACGACCATCGGCCGGCCAATACTCAGCAAGTTCAACCGTCAGCTGATCCACGCAATTTATTTAGCGCCAGTGCTGATCTTATGTTTGGGTCTGTTTTTATTACTCAAACCTTGGACCAATGCATTTCGCCATCCATTGATCCTCAATACGCTGTTATTAATTTTGATTTGCCAACCGTATCTTTATAAACTTTCCTATCCACGCTGGATCAGCCATGGGGCGCGTTATCAACGCCTCACCCGCAACCTACACCTTTCGCCATGGCGTAGCCTTTTTCAGGTCGACCTTCCTGCGCTTACCCCACTGCTTGCCAAAGTGTGTGGTTTTGCGGGGATTATTGTTGCCGGAGAAGTCGCGATTATCAGTTTTTTCGGCGGCCATAACGTGCAAACGCTAGCCTCGTATTTAGTCGCTGAACTCGGACACTACCGACAGGCCCAGGCCTGGCAAACAACCACGGTGTTTATCCTCAGCGCTGCCCTGTTATTTATTCTGCCCCAGCTCATCGTTTGGCTATGGCAGCGGAGAAAACGATGA
- a CDS encoding ATP-binding cassette domain-containing protein: MTLLECRDLHYQLGDFQLTAQLKLEQGERYVLRAPSGSGKSTFLDLIAGFITPSSGEIRYGGTSWQNKKVEQRPVSYLFQQHNLFDHLTVAQNLKLAAKDGDFAALLDSVSLPASYLKKRPHELSGGEQQRVALARTLLLNRPIVLLDEPFSALDECTRKHVSDLTYRLQREHGWLLLAVSHEADDITALDAQALTIDNQHVIFNSDLT; this comes from the coding sequence ATGACCCTATTAGAATGCCGCGACCTACACTATCAATTAGGTGATTTCCAGTTAACCGCGCAATTGAAGCTTGAGCAAGGTGAGCGCTATGTATTACGCGCGCCCAGCGGCAGCGGCAAAAGCACCTTCTTAGATTTAATCGCTGGTTTTATTACCCCGAGCAGCGGTGAGATACGTTACGGCGGTACGTCTTGGCAGAACAAAAAGGTTGAACAACGACCGGTGAGTTACCTTTTTCAACAACACAACCTCTTTGATCATTTAACCGTGGCGCAAAATCTAAAGCTTGCTGCGAAAGATGGCGATTTTGCTGCACTACTCGATAGCGTTTCTCTGCCTGCAAGCTATTTAAAAAAACGCCCGCATGAGCTTTCTGGCGGCGAACAACAGCGGGTAGCGCTTGCGCGAACGTTATTACTTAATCGTCCGATTGTTCTATTAGATGAACCTTTTTCAGCACTCGATGAGTGCACCCGAAAGCACGTCAGCGACCTCACCTACCGCTTACAACGCGAACACGGCTGGCTATTGCTCGCAGTTTCGCATGAGGCAGACGACATCACAGCCCTTGACGCTCAGGCGCTAACCATCGACAATCAGCACGTGATTTTTAATTCTGACCTGACATGA
- the metK gene encoding methionine adenosyltransferase translates to MSSYLFTSESVSEGHPDKIADQISDVVLDAILEQDKHARVACETLIKTGMVVVAGEVSTSAWVDLEDLVRKTIQDIGYTSSDVGFDGATCAVLNAIGKQSPDIAQGVDRDEARAQGAGDQGLMFGYACRETETLMPAPITYAHRLVERQAQLRREKVLPWLRPDAKSQVTFRYQDGNIVGIDTVVLSTQHDPDIKQDDLCEAVRELIIDQVLPSEWLDDKTRYHINPTGQFIIGGPVGDCGLTGRKIIVDTYGGAAHHGGGAFSGKDPSKVDRSAAYAARYVAKNVVAAGLADRCEVQISYAIGVAEPTSIWVNTFGTGHIADEEIIKRVRANFDLTPYGIIDMLDLVRPIYQPTAAYGHFGRELPEFSWEKTDRAEALT, encoded by the coding sequence ATGAGTAGTTACCTTTTTACTTCTGAGTCGGTATCTGAAGGGCATCCTGATAAAATTGCCGATCAGATTTCTGATGTCGTCCTGGACGCGATTTTAGAGCAGGATAAACACGCACGCGTGGCGTGTGAAACGCTGATTAAAACCGGTATGGTGGTGGTCGCTGGCGAAGTGAGCACCAGTGCCTGGGTTGATCTAGAAGATTTGGTGCGCAAAACCATTCAAGATATCGGCTATACCAGCTCGGATGTAGGTTTTGATGGTGCGACGTGTGCGGTGCTGAATGCGATTGGTAAACAGTCGCCGGATATTGCCCAAGGCGTGGATCGCGATGAGGCACGCGCGCAAGGTGCAGGCGATCAAGGGTTGATGTTTGGCTATGCGTGTCGGGAAACCGAAACGCTGATGCCAGCACCAATTACCTACGCCCACCGTTTAGTCGAGCGGCAGGCACAACTGCGACGCGAAAAGGTCCTGCCGTGGTTACGGCCAGATGCGAAAAGTCAGGTCACGTTTCGCTATCAAGACGGCAATATCGTTGGTATTGATACCGTCGTACTCTCCACCCAACACGATCCAGATATTAAACAAGATGATTTGTGCGAAGCAGTACGCGAGCTGATTATTGATCAGGTGCTGCCGAGCGAATGGTTGGATGATAAAACGCGCTACCACATTAATCCGACGGGGCAATTTATCATCGGCGGGCCGGTGGGCGATTGTGGCTTAACCGGACGCAAAATTATTGTTGATACCTATGGTGGCGCAGCGCACCATGGTGGTGGTGCATTTTCTGGTAAAGACCCATCGAAAGTGGATCGTAGTGCGGCCTATGCGGCACGCTATGTGGCGAAAAATGTGGTTGCCGCTGGTTTGGCTGATCGCTGTGAGGTGCAAATTTCTTATGCGATTGGGGTTGCCGAGCCAACCTCAATTTGGGTCAATACCTTTGGCACTGGCCATATCGCGGATGAAGAAATCATCAAACGGGTGCGTGCGAATTTTGATCTCACCCCGTACGGGATCATCGACATGCTCGATCTGGTACGACCGATTTATCAACCTACCGCAGCTTATGGCCATTTTGGTCGCGAATTGCCTGAATTTAGCTGGGAGAAAACCGACCGCGCGGAGGCGTTAACATAA